The Lacticaseibacillus rhamnosus DNA window GCAACCATTTTCAAAAAATGTTGCCAGCCACTCGCCGTAAAATCTGCTTCCGTCAAGTGAAACTCAAAAACGTCAGGATGATACTGCAATCGATCACGAATCTGGCGCTCATCGGTACTGGCTTTTAAACCCAACAACATGAATTGCCAACCTCCTTAAAAGCAATGACCATTCTAGCTCGGTAATCTGCGCATCAAGCGTTTAAGCTTCTTGCGATCAATTAACATCACCCCCAGGTCGTCAGCTAAGGCAATCGCGGAGTCGGAAAACTCACTGTTGGTGATGACCGCAGCTTGATCAAGTTGATAATAATGATGCCCTGCCCAAACTTCCTGAACCGCCTTATTCCCAACAAAGCCAGTGTATCGCTTACATTGAAAGCCGAATGACTGGCCTTTTTTTTGTGCAATAATGTCAATGCCTTGATCACCCGAAGCCTGAGTAAGTTGAATACGCTTGAAGCCATTGCGTTTTAATAAATAGGCACAAAATTCCTCAAACTTCTCACCTTCCATGATGTCCACGCTCTCCATCTTCAAATCTCGAAACCGAAAATGATGATGGTACAGCA harbors:
- a CDS encoding restriction endonuclease; its protein translation is MRILLKKAYHLLWGLFVLALIYSFWARTILPRQLRPYGDPASFTIISLFVVINALLLYHHHFRFRDLKMESVDIMEGEKFEEFCAYLLKRNGFKRIQLTQASGDQGIDIIAQKKGQSFGFQCKRYTGFVGNKAVQEVWAGHHYYQLDQAAVITNSEFSDSAIALADDLGVMLIDRKKLKRLMRRLPS